The Alkalihalobacillus sp. LMS6 genomic interval TGTGGAGAAAGCACGTCTTGATAAAATTCTAGCAAATAATGAAATTCGAATGATTATTACCGCGATTGGTACCGGGATTGGTGAAGAGTTTGATATCAAAAAAGCTCGTTATCACAAGGTTGTTATTATGACCGATGCGGACGTAGATGGTGCGCACATCCGGACACTGATCCTTACGTTTTTCTATCGCTATATGCGTGAGCTTCTTGAGCAAGGCTATGTATACATTGCGCAGCCACCGCTATACAAGATTGAACAAGGTAGGAATAACGTAACGTATGTGTATTCTGATCGTGAATTAGACGCACATCTTTCAACAATTGAAGATCGATCTAAGATTGGAATTCAGCGTTATAAAGGACTTGGAGAAATGGACGCGACGCAATTATGGGAAACGACCATGGATCCTGACACGAGAAATATGCTACAGGTGACGCTTGCTGACGCAATTAAAGCAGATGAGATTTTTGAAATATTAATGGGCGATCGAGTAGAGCCGAGAAGAGATTTCATTCAAGAAAATGCGCAGTACGTTAAGAACTTGGATGTTTAAGAGGAAGACTAAGTGTTTCGCTTAGTTTAATGCGGAGGTTTTTATATGGCTGAAGAAGATGTATCTAGACTTAGAGAACGATTGATTGATGAAGAAATGAGAGAATCATTCATGGACTATGCCATGAGTGTTATTGTAAGTCGTGCTTTACCTGATGCACGAGATGGAATGAAGCCTGTGCACCGCCGTATTTTATATGCGATGTTTGAATTAGGGATGACCCCGGATAAACCATTCAAAAAATCGGCAAGGATTGTAGGGGAAGTTTTAGGTAAGTACCATCCACATGGTGACTCTTCCGTATACGATACAATGGTGCGGATGGCACAAGATTTTAGCTATCGCTATATGCTCGTTAATGGACATGGAAACTTTGGGTCTATTGACGGTGACTCGGCTGCGGCCATGCGTTATACCGAATCAAAAATGTCTAAGATCTCAATGGAACTTGTTCGCGATTTAAATAAAGATACAGTTGATTTTGATGACAACTATGATGGCACCGAAAGAGAGCCAAAAGTATTACCGTCAAGGTTTCCAAATCTTTTAGTCAATGGAACATCAGGGATTGCGGTTGGTATGGCAACGAATATTCCGCCCCATCAATTAGGGGAAGTGATTGATGGTGTCTTAGCACTATCGCGGGACCCAGAAATTACGATTCCTGATTTAATGGAACACATTCCTGGACCAGATTTTCCCACTGGAGGGGAAATCCTAGGTCGTTCGGGTATTCGGAAGGCTTACACTACAGGGCGCGGCTCTATAATGGTTCGAGCAAAGACGGATATTGAAGAAAACAAAGGCAAGCAGTCCATCATTGTGACAGAATTGCCTTACCAGGTGAATAAAGCACGTTTAATCGAGAAAATTGCTGAGCTTGTTCGAGACAAAAAGATTGATGGGATCAGTGAGTTAAGAGACTCTTCCGATCGAAACGGGATGAGAATCGTCATTGATCTTCGTCGTGATGCGAATGCAAATGTCATTTTAAACAATCTTTATAAACAAACAGCGTTACAAACTAGCTTTGGTATCAATATGCTAGCACTTGTAAATGGCAAGCCTGAAGTATTAAACATTAAACAAGCATTAGAACATTATTTAAAACACCAAGTAGAAGTTATTCGCAGACGTACTCAATTTGATTTAAATAAAGCTGAAGCGCGTGCTCATATTTTAGAGGGTTTACGAATTGCACTTGATCACATTGATGAAATTATTGCTTTAATACGTGGTTCGGAAACAGCAGAAATCGCTCGAAACAGTTTAATTGAGCGCTTTGAGCTTAGCTACGATCAAGCACAAGCCATTTTAGATATGCGTTTACAGCGACTAACTGGACTTGAGCGCGATAAGCTAGAGCAAGAGTATCAAGAAATTATGGCTCGTATTGCTGAACTTAAGGCAATTTTAGCAAGCGAAGAACGAGTATTAGAAGTGATTCGTGAAGAGCTAGAATTAGTAAAGCAAAAATTTAATGATGAACGTAGAACCATCATTTCAATGAGTGAAGAGCACCTTGAAGATGAGGATCTGATCCCTCGTCAAAACATTGTTATTACGATTACACATAATGGCTACGTCAAACGACTTCCAGTGTCTACGTACCGTGCACAGAAGCGGGGCGGTAAAGGGATTCAAGGAATGGGCACAAATGATGATGATTTCGTCCAACATCTATTTGTAACGAATACGCACCATACCATTCTTTTCTTTACGAACAAAGGGAAAGTATATCGCTTAAAAGGATACGAAATTCCTGAGCTTGGACGTACGGCAAAAGGAATTCCAGCTATTAACTTACTTCAAATCGATCCTGGTGAAACCATAAGTACAGTTATTCCTATTGAAGAATTCGTCGATAATTCTTATTTATTCTTCCTGACTGAACATGGAATTGCGAAGCGTACAAAGCTATCGGCATTTGCGAATATCCGTAAAGGTGGTTTGTTCGCCATTAATTTACGAGAAGATGATTCCTTGCACGGAGTCCGCCTTACAGATGGAAACCGTGAGATGATGATTGGCACGAGACAAGGTATGGCGATTCGTTTTTCTGAGAGTGATGTTCGAGACATGGGAAGAACAGCCGGTGGCGTAAAAGGGATTTCCCTTTCAACGAACGACGGTGTTGTTGGTATGGATGTTATTAATGAAGATCAAAAAGTTCTTGTCGTAACAGAAAAAGGGTATGGAAAACGAACGGAACTTGAAGAATACCGTGTTCAAAGTAGAGGCGGTAAAGGAATTAAGACCTGTAACGTAACGGATAAAAATGGTCCACTTGTGTCTCTTAAGATGGTAGGAGAAGACGATGATATTATGATCGTTACTGCGAATGGCATTATTATTCGTACGACTGTCGAAGGAATTTCAACAACCGGAAGAAACACCCAGGGGGTAACATTAATTCGTGTTAAAGAAGGCGAAGAGGTTGCGACTGTAGCTCGAGTCAATATTAACGATGAAGATATGGAAGACCTTGAAGACATGGAAGACGGTGACGAAGCAGCAGAAGTTGTTGAAGAAACAAACGAGCAGACCGAAGAATAAGAAAAACTGTCCTTCAAGGACAGTTTTTTTCTTTATACAAGCGGATAATGAGGTTCAATCCGAGGATGTGCATAATATGGAGGTCGAGGTCCGATCTTTGGGACAAGCCAAGAGTCTCCTAAGTAATACATTCGTTCTTTGTGTGATTCGTCATTTGATGGTAGTAAAGTAATTTCAGGATAAAACGTAAAGTTCATTTTTCATTCCTCCTTGGTATACTACCTTACGCAATTGACGTCGTGATGAGCTTGTCTTTAATTAAAAAGACGTGCACTTAGGTAATTGCCTATTCATACAATAGGCGTATTGAGGTGATGAATGAAATGAGCAATGAACACGAGAAAACACAAGAAATGAAACAGTTACAGAAATGGTACGAAGACAATAGAAAGGAAGGCTCCTACCCCCTCTATCCCTTCTATGGAAAAATTACTCGTTACGAAGACGTAAACGTAACGGCACCAGAGCAAAGACAGCTAGACCATCCAGGTGTAGAATCATTAATGGTACCAAAACCCATTATTGAGAATGAAAATTATAAAGGAAGCGGTAAGTTAAAGGGAAAAGTCGCCATTATTTCTGGTGGAGATAGTGGAATAGGTGCTGCCGCGGCGATTGCTTTTGCAAAAGAAGGAGCGGATTGTGTCATTAGTTACTTAAATGAACATGAAGATGCTTATCGAACGAAAGCGAGAATCGAAAAATTAGGGACTAGATGTGTTCTGGTATCTGGAGATGTCTCAAAGCGAGAAAAGAACGAAGAAATTGTGCAACAAGCCATTCATACATTCGGAAAAATAGACATTCTCGTAAACAATGTAGGTGTTCAATTTCCACAGCATTCAATTATGGATATTACTGACGAACAATTTGATCACACATTTAAAGTGAATGTTTACGCACACTTTTACTTAACGAGAGCAACAATGCCGTATTTACAACCTGGAAGCTCTATTATTATGACTTCTTCAGTTGTTACGTATGTGGGTGAGCCGCAATTAGTAGACTATACAGCGACAAAGGGAGCAAATGTAGGTTGGACCAGAGCATTAGCAAAACAAGTAGGTGAAAAAGGCATTCGTGTTAACGCGGTTGCTCCAGGGAAAATCTGGACGCCTCTCATTCCTGCTAGTTTTCCTGCTGATGACAACGCGCTTCCTGTTGATAATATGTATGGAAGAGTTGGGCAGCCGTTTGAACTCGCTCCTACTTATGTATATTTGGCTTCTGACGATTCGAGATTCGTTACCGGTCAAGTCCTCCACGTTGATGGAGGTCAATCGACAAATAGTTGAGTTAAAGAGCGGTTTGCACATGGATGCAAATCGCTCTTTGTTTTAATGGGACAATTTTAAAATAGGAATCTATAAAAAAGTTTAA includes:
- the gyrA gene encoding DNA gyrase subunit A; this encodes MAEEDVSRLRERLIDEEMRESFMDYAMSVIVSRALPDARDGMKPVHRRILYAMFELGMTPDKPFKKSARIVGEVLGKYHPHGDSSVYDTMVRMAQDFSYRYMLVNGHGNFGSIDGDSAAAMRYTESKMSKISMELVRDLNKDTVDFDDNYDGTEREPKVLPSRFPNLLVNGTSGIAVGMATNIPPHQLGEVIDGVLALSRDPEITIPDLMEHIPGPDFPTGGEILGRSGIRKAYTTGRGSIMVRAKTDIEENKGKQSIIVTELPYQVNKARLIEKIAELVRDKKIDGISELRDSSDRNGMRIVIDLRRDANANVILNNLYKQTALQTSFGINMLALVNGKPEVLNIKQALEHYLKHQVEVIRRRTQFDLNKAEARAHILEGLRIALDHIDEIIALIRGSETAEIARNSLIERFELSYDQAQAILDMRLQRLTGLERDKLEQEYQEIMARIAELKAILASEERVLEVIREELELVKQKFNDERRTIISMSEEHLEDEDLIPRQNIVITITHNGYVKRLPVSTYRAQKRGGKGIQGMGTNDDDFVQHLFVTNTHHTILFFTNKGKVYRLKGYEIPELGRTAKGIPAINLLQIDPGETISTVIPIEEFVDNSYLFFLTEHGIAKRTKLSAFANIRKGGLFAINLREDDSLHGVRLTDGNREMMIGTRQGMAIRFSESDVRDMGRTAGGVKGISLSTNDGVVGMDVINEDQKVLVVTEKGYGKRTELEEYRVQSRGGKGIKTCNVTDKNGPLVSLKMVGEDDDIMIVTANGIIIRTTVEGISTTGRNTQGVTLIRVKEGEEVATVARVNINDEDMEDLEDMEDGDEAAEVVEETNEQTEE
- a CDS encoding SDR family oxidoreductase; this translates as MNEMSNEHEKTQEMKQLQKWYEDNRKEGSYPLYPFYGKITRYEDVNVTAPEQRQLDHPGVESLMVPKPIIENENYKGSGKLKGKVAIISGGDSGIGAAAAIAFAKEGADCVISYLNEHEDAYRTKARIEKLGTRCVLVSGDVSKREKNEEIVQQAIHTFGKIDILVNNVGVQFPQHSIMDITDEQFDHTFKVNVYAHFYLTRATMPYLQPGSSIIMTSSVVTYVGEPQLVDYTATKGANVGWTRALAKQVGEKGIRVNAVAPGKIWTPLIPASFPADDNALPVDNMYGRVGQPFELAPTYVYLASDDSRFVTGQVLHVDGGQSTNS